In Bdellovibrionales bacterium, the following proteins share a genomic window:
- a CDS encoding pyridoxal phosphate-dependent aminotransferase, translated as MLSKRVENLKSSPTLALAAKAKELKNQGLDVYSLTVGEPDWDTFDLIKKAGIEAIQAGQTKYGPAEGTPELRAAICQQTVLDLGVHYDPKQVTVTAGAKFVIYSALQCLINPGDEVVIPSPYWVSYPTMVELAGGLPVIANCGAKEGFKLTPEILARSLSSRTKMLILNSPSNPTGVIYTRDELRAIAEVLRAHREVVVLSDDIYNRLVFTGESVAPHLLHVAPDLVDRILVVNGVSKTYAMTGWRLGWALGPHEIIKAMTNLQSQSVSCASPFTQIAALEALRSGSESLKPFLKKLHARRDFVFDRLSKMKDIVVERPQGAFYIWPDFGKICGRGFKGKCLAGCSDIAKVLLEEELVAVVPGVEFGAPGFLRLSFALNEDRLGKALMRIESFLDRLE; from the coding sequence ATGCTCTCAAAACGTGTTGAAAATCTAAAATCGTCACCCACACTCGCTCTCGCTGCCAAAGCGAAGGAGTTAAAAAATCAAGGTCTTGATGTCTATTCTCTCACCGTGGGTGAGCCGGACTGGGACACCTTTGATCTCATAAAAAAGGCAGGAATAGAGGCAATTCAGGCAGGGCAAACAAAGTACGGTCCTGCTGAAGGGACGCCCGAGTTACGTGCGGCTATTTGCCAACAGACCGTCTTAGATTTAGGGGTTCACTATGACCCGAAGCAAGTGACTGTTACAGCCGGAGCAAAATTTGTGATCTATAGTGCGCTCCAGTGTCTGATTAACCCGGGTGATGAAGTTGTCATCCCCTCACCGTACTGGGTGAGCTATCCCACGATGGTAGAATTGGCAGGAGGTCTCCCGGTCATTGCAAATTGTGGAGCAAAGGAAGGGTTTAAACTCACGCCTGAGATTTTAGCTCGAAGTTTGAGTTCTCGGACAAAAATGTTGATTCTCAATTCTCCAAGCAACCCGACGGGAGTGATTTATACTCGCGACGAGTTGCGGGCCATTGCCGAGGTGCTGAGGGCCCACAGAGAGGTCGTCGTTCTCAGCGATGACATTTACAATCGACTTGTTTTTACAGGTGAATCCGTCGCTCCTCATCTCTTGCATGTGGCCCCAGACCTTGTGGATAGAATTCTGGTGGTCAATGGAGTTTCTAAAACATATGCCATGACGGGGTGGCGATTGGGCTGGGCCTTGGGCCCACATGAGATTATAAAGGCGATGACAAATCTTCAGAGCCAATCGGTCAGTTGCGCAAGTCCTTTTACCCAGATTGCTGCCCTTGAGGCTTTGCGTTCTGGAAGCGAAAGTTTAAAGCCGTTTCTCAAAAAGCTTCATGCTCGTCGAGATTTTGTTTTCGACAGATTGTCAAAAATGAAGGACATCGTAGTTGAAAGGCCTCAAGGGGCCTTTTATATTTGGCCCGATTTTGGTAAGATTTGCGGAAGGGGATTTAAAGGCAAATGCCTTGCGGGCTGTTCGGACATTGCAAAAGTCCTTTTGGAGGAAGAGTTAGTAGCGGTTGTGCCTGGTGTTGAATTTGGGGCCCCCGGATTCTTGAGGTTGAGTTTTGCGCTCAATGAGGACAGACTGGGCAAGGCTCTCATGAGAATAGAGTCCTTTTTGGATAGACTTGAATGA
- the coaD gene encoding pantetheine-phosphate adenylyltransferase, with protein MIRAVYPGSFDPITFGHLDIIQRILPLYDEVIVLVAQAEQKQYFFSGTQRVNMIADCLAPSPKLKIECYSGLTIDFVRQIGAQVIVRGLRAVSDYEYELAMANMNHKLAPEIETMIVFTRPEYNYVSSRMVKEVAINGGSLQDLVPEPVVEALRTCIRNK; from the coding sequence ATGATTCGCGCCGTATATCCTGGAAGTTTCGACCCGATTACGTTTGGCCATTTGGACATTATTCAGCGTATATTGCCCCTTTATGATGAGGTCATTGTCCTTGTTGCTCAGGCCGAGCAGAAGCAATATTTTTTCAGCGGAACTCAGCGGGTCAATATGATAGCGGATTGTTTGGCGCCCTCTCCGAAGTTAAAAATTGAATGTTATTCGGGTCTGACAATTGACTTTGTTCGTCAGATTGGAGCTCAGGTTATTGTTCGTGGTCTCCGGGCGGTTTCTGATTATGAGTATGAATTGGCAATGGCAAATATGAATCATAAATTGGCCCCTGAAATTGAAACGATGATTGTGTTCACGCGCCCTGAATACAATTATGTGTCCTCACGCATGGTGAAAGAGGTTGCCATTAACGGGGGTTCTCTCCAGGATTTGGTGCCTGAGCCAGTTGTTGAGGCGCTAAGAACTTGCATTAGGAATAAATAA
- the rsmD gene encoding 16S rRNA (guanine(966)-N(2))-methyltransferase RsmD → MRVISGKFKGRNLVSFHAPHIRPTTDRVKESLFNKLIHEVSEAQVLDLFAGTGNLGIEALSRGAASVTFVELSAKSLSILKKNLDLLGLTGSSQVQVVKEDVSRFIKRWRGTPFDLILADPPFTEQIAHEVMEAISGSSLLREGGTVVIESGQHEQIEDSYPPYILLDRRSFGDKLLSFFVLSESDSDGGRGD, encoded by the coding sequence ATGAGAGTTATCTCTGGAAAATTTAAGGGAAGGAATTTGGTTTCCTTTCATGCCCCTCATATTCGGCCGACGACAGACAGAGTCAAGGAGAGCTTATTTAATAAGTTGATTCATGAGGTTTCTGAAGCTCAGGTCCTAGATCTATTTGCTGGAACCGGGAATTTGGGAATTGAGGCGCTCTCGCGCGGTGCGGCATCTGTGACTTTTGTGGAATTGAGTGCCAAAAGTCTGAGTATTTTGAAAAAAAATCTAGATCTTTTGGGACTCACTGGAAGTTCTCAAGTCCAGGTCGTCAAGGAGGATGTATCTCGATTTATCAAGCGCTGGCGGGGCACCCCTTTTGATCTTATTCTCGCAGACCCACCGTTTACGGAGCAGATCGCCCATGAGGTAATGGAGGCGATCTCGGGGTCGTCCCTGTTGAGGGAGGGTGGGACAGTCGTCATTGAATCTGGTCAGCATGAACAAATTGAAGATAGCTATCCCCCCTATATTCTCTTGGACAGGCGTAGTTTTGGTGATAAGTTGTTGTCGTTCTTTGTCCTGTCGGAGAGCGACTCTGATGGTGGGCGAGGTGATTGA
- a CDS encoding response regulator, producing MRILVIDDEPLLRRALGRVGQLRGHTVFEASNGAEGRKVWQSEHPDLVFVDVLMPGISGPQLLKEMGTGHGAKVVLISAYSGDYNLETAKSLGADMFVAKPFEDIFAIFSAAEGLCR from the coding sequence ATGAGAATCCTTGTCATTGATGATGAGCCTTTGTTGCGCAGGGCCCTCGGGCGAGTGGGGCAATTGAGGGGACACACCGTTTTTGAGGCCTCCAACGGGGCCGAGGGGCGCAAAGTATGGCAGTCCGAGCACCCAGACTTGGTGTTTGTGGATGTGCTGATGCCGGGAATAAGTGGTCCTCAGCTACTCAAGGAAATGGGAACGGGCCACGGAGCCAAGGTTGTCTTGATTTCTGCCTACTCTGGGGATTATAACCTGGAAACGGCCAAATCCCTCGGTGCGGACATGTTTGTAGCCAAGCCATTTGAAGATATCTTTGCGATATTTTCTGCAGCCGAGGGCTTGTGTCGATGA
- a CDS encoding glycosyltransferase family 9 protein, translating into MKILVVQLARLGDIYQCWPIVRAIRRQIPGAEIHLLVRKRFALAIEGIGVDCKIHQMNSADILEPIFGLNNDHQKAFERISQWTDSLRDYHFDRIINLSFSPFSSYLVSTISQVNTEVRGYTRTADGYLAIPDDPSAYFYAQVGVGKSNRAHLSEIFASVAEVELIEQDWALKPDQKSLEEKNRIFDCYGIPTEVDYVILHISASDPRKTLSWSQWAKVASGLLDNWFGHLILVGGAEDYLVSNRVLDKCNSSRIHSLVGRTQLIELFPCLHYSSLVIGGDSVVIQMSGLADVACFNLSFPIVNFWETGPLKSGSRVMIVNRPQVDNVRLVIEEILAHLRGHVAKSEIAIATEESPVHYATENYVPPNEFEWEFIRALYMKENFPPVPNELVLHGLYRLSELADLAISQTLTLRNEGVRVAAAEILNQTDILIAGIRRMVPELDPLISWFETEKLRIGPGNIEFLALRTRQVFESLKLVASLYTAGEGTTYHGREGAHAEDNLDS; encoded by the coding sequence ATGAAAATACTCGTCGTTCAGCTAGCACGGCTCGGTGATATCTATCAGTGTTGGCCTATCGTAAGGGCAATTCGGAGGCAAATTCCCGGAGCGGAGATTCATTTATTGGTTCGCAAGCGATTTGCGTTAGCCATCGAGGGGATCGGAGTTGATTGCAAAATCCATCAAATGAATTCTGCAGATATTCTTGAACCAATATTTGGTTTGAATAATGATCATCAGAAGGCATTTGAGCGCATCTCGCAATGGACAGATTCTCTTAGAGATTATCATTTTGATCGAATCATCAATTTGAGTTTTTCTCCATTTTCGAGCTACCTCGTGAGCACAATTTCTCAGGTCAACACTGAGGTGAGAGGGTATACGCGAACTGCGGACGGATATTTGGCAATACCCGATGACCCCAGTGCCTATTTTTACGCTCAGGTAGGTGTTGGCAAGAGCAACCGCGCCCACCTCAGCGAAATATTTGCGTCCGTCGCCGAAGTTGAGTTGATTGAGCAAGATTGGGCCCTTAAACCCGACCAGAAGAGCCTGGAAGAAAAGAATCGAATATTTGATTGCTATGGGATTCCAACGGAAGTTGATTATGTCATTCTTCACATTTCAGCCAGTGATCCGAGAAAGACGCTCAGTTGGTCCCAGTGGGCGAAAGTCGCGAGCGGTTTGCTGGACAATTGGTTCGGCCATTTGATTCTCGTTGGAGGTGCAGAGGATTATTTGGTTTCGAATCGTGTGTTAGATAAATGTAATTCCTCTCGTATTCACAGCCTGGTCGGAAGAACGCAGTTGATTGAGTTGTTTCCTTGTCTTCACTATTCGAGTCTTGTGATTGGGGGTGATAGTGTCGTCATTCAGATGTCAGGGCTCGCTGATGTGGCATGTTTTAACCTTAGCTTTCCAATCGTAAATTTTTGGGAAACAGGTCCTCTGAAATCCGGTTCGAGGGTAATGATTGTCAATCGTCCTCAAGTAGATAATGTTCGGCTTGTCATTGAGGAAATATTGGCCCATCTCAGAGGGCATGTTGCAAAAAGTGAAATAGCGATAGCCACCGAGGAGAGCCCTGTTCACTATGCAACTGAGAATTATGTCCCTCCTAACGAATTCGAGTGGGAATTTATTCGCGCCCTGTATATGAAAGAAAACTTTCCTCCAGTGCCAAATGAGTTGGTTCTGCACGGCCTATACCGCCTTTCTGAATTAGCAGATCTTGCCATTTCCCAAACTCTGACTCTCAGGAACGAGGGCGTGCGTGTGGCTGCTGCTGAGATATTGAATCAAACCGATATTTTGATAGCGGGCATCAGGAGAATGGTTCCCGAGCTAGACCCACTTATTTCTTGGTTTGAGACCGAAAAACTTCGGATTGGTCCTGGAAATATAGAGTTCCTCGCTTTGCGGACGCGTCAGGTCTTTGAATCTTTAAAATTAGTGGCAAGCTTATATACGGCTGGAGAAGGAACTACATACCACGGTCGGGAGGGGGCTCATGCAGAAGACAACTTGGACAGCTGA
- a CDS encoding glycosyltransferase family 9 protein, whose product MKILVVSLLRIGDVLMALPMLHGLRQAHPGADIHLLVNSEVSSLVPLVDFVRWHYFDRSSLQLGLGDYDHSLFDSFHKLGAMVDNLNKEFFDLLINVTQNRLSGWLCSAIHARDKIGLRIDRNGMGLYGSSWFSHLNDCAGEEDLEPFHYSDMFSYGAGVRPINELTLRETEDGLREAENLIPRGNGPLVLVQTLTSDAKKNWSEKYWIETLCSLKLLQPHSRILILGAPFERDLLLQLSAECEIRKLNSRLALCSISGAFSLLKRAELLLTGDTSIKHLAGLAGCPTLELSVGSSDFRRTGVYRAGNVILQSLEPCAPCPQRGPCLHSSHRCGDRLTPVLVASVANQIIEGSEGSLRLLAHEYREDVRIYKTGFVETGYWVATPLCSHAQELMVRKVLEKSTWKLMLEREHQKKIGEFGSEGRRLLLSMAKDPSFFDKEQLNFILSKIEKDALSFETWSRCVFEKAQMLSRCGDKNNAFSDLIEELAKKADVDGGAGLLLSYLRSMNGFQEAGLVNLSVLRRICSLVEDLKVRSEIRLRIVRSMQTEQGAMI is encoded by the coding sequence ATGAAAATACTTGTGGTTAGTCTTCTTAGAATTGGCGATGTCCTGATGGCTCTTCCAATGCTGCATGGCCTGCGTCAGGCTCACCCAGGGGCTGATATTCATTTATTGGTAAACTCTGAGGTTTCATCTTTGGTGCCACTGGTTGATTTTGTTCGTTGGCACTATTTTGACCGGTCCAGCCTTCAATTGGGACTTGGCGACTATGATCATTCACTTTTTGACTCATTTCATAAACTTGGCGCTATGGTGGACAATCTCAATAAGGAATTCTTTGATCTCCTGATCAACGTGACACAAAACCGATTGAGCGGATGGTTGTGCTCAGCCATTCATGCCCGAGATAAGATTGGTCTAAGGATTGATCGAAATGGCATGGGGCTATATGGCTCCTCCTGGTTCAGCCATCTCAATGATTGTGCTGGAGAGGAAGACCTGGAACCGTTTCATTACAGTGACATGTTTTCCTACGGTGCTGGGGTGAGACCAATAAATGAATTAACTTTGCGTGAAACCGAGGATGGCCTGCGAGAAGCGGAAAATCTGATTCCCAGGGGCAATGGGCCTCTCGTTCTTGTTCAAACTTTGACTAGCGATGCAAAAAAAAATTGGAGCGAGAAATATTGGATAGAGACATTGTGTTCGCTCAAATTACTACAGCCGCATTCACGCATCTTAATATTGGGGGCACCTTTTGAACGAGATTTGCTTCTGCAGCTGAGCGCAGAATGTGAAATAAGGAAACTAAATAGTCGCCTCGCCCTGTGTTCGATTTCTGGAGCATTTAGTCTACTTAAGAGGGCAGAATTGCTCTTAACTGGAGATACGAGTATAAAGCATTTGGCTGGATTGGCGGGCTGTCCAACTCTTGAGTTAAGCGTTGGGAGTAGTGATTTCAGAAGGACGGGAGTGTACCGAGCCGGAAATGTGATTTTACAATCCCTTGAGCCCTGTGCTCCCTGTCCACAAAGAGGTCCGTGCCTTCACTCTAGCCATCGCTGCGGGGACAGGCTGACTCCGGTTTTAGTTGCTTCAGTGGCTAACCAAATCATAGAGGGATCCGAAGGCTCCCTTCGCTTGCTCGCACACGAATATCGCGAGGATGTCCGGATTTATAAGACAGGATTTGTTGAAACGGGCTATTGGGTAGCGACCCCTCTGTGTTCTCATGCACAAGAGTTGATGGTGCGAAAAGTCCTGGAGAAATCTACCTGGAAACTCATGCTGGAGAGAGAGCATCAAAAGAAGATCGGAGAGTTTGGCAGCGAAGGTCGAAGGCTATTGCTTTCGATGGCTAAAGATCCATCGTTCTTTGATAAAGAGCAGTTGAATTTCATTCTTTCTAAGATTGAAAAGGACGCGCTTTCATTCGAGACATGGAGTCGGTGTGTATTTGAAAAAGCTCAAATGCTCAGTAGGTGTGGCGACAAAAATAACGCATTTAGCGACTTAATCGAGGAGTTAGCTAAAAAGGCTGATGTGGATGGGGGCGCTGGTTTGTTGCTGTCCTATCTTCGATCGATGAATGGCTTTCAAGAAGCGGGGTTGGTGAATCTGAGCGTTTTGCGCCGTATTTGTAGCTTAGTTGAGGACCTAAAGGTGAGGTCGGAGATTCGTTTAAGAATAGTTCGCAGCATGCAAACTGAACAAGGAGCCATGATATGA